A DNA window from Bradyrhizobium sp. CCBAU 53421 contains the following coding sequences:
- a CDS encoding OmpW family outer membrane protein, translating into MENSMRIKTILTTTSLLALASSLASMSVQAADLAQAPIYYKAPPIEPFNPWMIRLRVLGVLPDTAGSSVNVAGAPPLSSPASGISISDQAVPELDITYFFTRNVAAELILGVSRHHISGTGTLNGLDIGKAWLLPPTLTLQYHFTDFGPLKPYIGAGINYTAFFNQSAANTSLTGLAVTDLQIANQFGAAVQFGFDYMLDHHWGLNFDVKKLWLRPDYSATVNNAIAVTGRANIDPWLVSGGITYKF; encoded by the coding sequence ATGGAGAATTCGATGAGGATAAAAACAATTCTGACGACGACATCGCTGCTCGCGCTCGCGAGCTCGTTGGCCAGCATGTCGGTTCAAGCCGCCGACCTGGCGCAGGCCCCTATCTACTACAAAGCCCCCCCAATCGAACCCTTCAATCCGTGGATGATCCGCCTGCGCGTTCTTGGCGTCTTACCGGATACCGCAGGCAGCTCCGTCAATGTCGCCGGAGCGCCGCCGCTATCCTCGCCCGCTTCCGGGATATCGATCAGCGACCAAGCGGTACCGGAGCTCGATATCACCTATTTCTTCACAAGAAACGTTGCCGCCGAACTCATTCTCGGTGTGAGCCGCCATCACATCAGCGGCACAGGTACGCTGAATGGACTAGATATCGGCAAGGCTTGGCTGTTGCCGCCAACGCTGACTCTGCAATATCACTTCACCGATTTTGGCCCGCTCAAGCCTTACATCGGCGCGGGCATCAACTACACCGCATTCTTCAACCAATCGGCTGCCAATACGTCGCTCACCGGCCTTGCCGTGACGGATTTGCAAATCGCCAACCAGTTCGGCGCCGCGGTCCAATTCGGCTTCGATTATATGCTTGACCACCATTGGGGCCTCAACTTCGACGTGAAGAAGTTGTGGTTGCGGCCGGATTATTCGGCGACCGTGAACAATGCGATTGCCGTCACCGGCCGCGCCAATATCGACCCATGGCTCGTCAGCGGTGGCATCACCTACAAGTTCTGA
- a CDS encoding ferredoxin has protein sequence MNAETEFELPQLYRHHVFACNTQRPPSHPHGSCGASGAQALCDRMGKAVEAQGLTDVGFTVTGCLGFCNSGPLIVVYPDGIWYRATTPEDVDEIVDSHLKQGKRVDRLVMVLRRS, from the coding sequence ATGAATGCAGAAACCGAATTCGAGCTTCCTCAACTTTATAGGCATCACGTCTTTGCCTGCAACACGCAGCGTCCGCCGAGTCATCCGCACGGCAGTTGCGGCGCTTCTGGGGCGCAGGCCCTCTGTGATCGGATGGGCAAGGCGGTCGAAGCGCAAGGCCTCACTGACGTCGGCTTCACGGTGACGGGCTGCCTTGGCTTTTGTAACTCCGGTCCTTTGATCGTCGTCTATCCAGACGGAATCTGGTATCGCGCCACCACGCCTGAGGATGTTGATGAAATCGTAGACTCTCATCTCAAGCAGGGAAAACGTGTCGATCGCCTCGTGATGGTGCTGAGGCGAAGCTAA
- a CDS encoding Rieske (2Fe-2S) protein, whose protein sequence is MIGPMSDQIEVFAVCPADAIERCGAMAFSLSQVDDSGESRPFPIVVVRTFGDDYLGYVNRCPHDSLWLNIGSGEFFSSDRSFLRCARHGARFEIDTGLRIDGPCTGQTLEPVALAVIEGDVCLCGIKLLEDDGFSAPFEDSDETMDITIHPD, encoded by the coding sequence ATGATCGGCCCGATGTCTGATCAGATCGAGGTGTTCGCCGTCTGTCCGGCCGATGCCATCGAGCGGTGTGGCGCCATGGCCTTTAGCCTGTCGCAGGTAGACGACAGCGGAGAGAGCCGGCCGTTTCCAATTGTTGTGGTTCGCACTTTTGGCGACGACTATCTAGGGTACGTCAATCGTTGTCCGCATGACAGCTTATGGCTCAACATCGGCTCCGGCGAGTTCTTCTCCTCCGATCGCTCCTTTCTCAGATGCGCACGGCACGGTGCGAGATTTGAGATCGACACTGGGCTGCGCATCGATGGTCCCTGCACTGGACAAACGCTTGAACCGGTCGCACTCGCCGTCATCGAAGGTGACGTCTGCCTGTGTGGCATCAAGCTACTTGAGGATGATGGGTTTTCCGCCCCGTTCGAGGATAGCGACGAAACCATGGACATAACGATCCATCCCGATTAA
- a CDS encoding DegT/DnrJ/EryC1/StrS aminotransferase family protein: MEPNTSFIPLSDPDITFAELSAVETILCSPQISNGWVTEAFEHAFAAYLGRKYAVAVSSGTIGLLLALKAVGIGPGQEVIASPYSLRETVHAIGLAGARTVFADIDYWSGTLVPDKAEERITAHTRAIVAGNPNGHPAPWSELRAIAQRHHLALLEDSTEAIGSRYKGELVGRFGDLAVFDFAQPLALSCGEGAMVVTDDIDIAVGLRRYRAHRLDERSSVIVGAAAPYQAGMSDLTAALGLAQLKRLDEILERRRLVELLYNAHMQSFEGIKPPYVGPHVTEVNWLLYLVHLGTRFTRSGRDAIVDDLRVAQIEAVAYSHPLHLQRHYFELGYRRGDFLVAEKIADRALALPFHTHLTNDKIQFIVEAVKDASINVGAGAAIY, encoded by the coding sequence ATGGAGCCAAATACGTCCTTCATTCCATTGTCCGATCCCGATATCACCTTCGCCGAGCTCTCCGCCGTGGAAACGATTCTGTGCTCGCCGCAGATCTCCAATGGGTGGGTCACTGAGGCGTTCGAGCACGCTTTTGCAGCCTATCTTGGCCGCAAATATGCCGTTGCGGTCTCGAGCGGCACCATTGGGCTCCTGCTTGCGCTCAAGGCGGTCGGCATCGGGCCAGGGCAGGAAGTCATCGCTTCGCCCTATTCCCTCCGCGAGACGGTCCATGCGATCGGTCTTGCAGGCGCACGGACGGTATTTGCCGACATCGACTATTGGTCGGGAACATTGGTCCCAGATAAAGCTGAAGAGCGCATCACGGCCCACACGCGGGCGATTGTCGCCGGCAATCCCAACGGCCATCCCGCGCCGTGGTCGGAACTGAGGGCGATCGCGCAGCGCCACCATCTGGCGCTTCTAGAGGATTCCACCGAAGCAATCGGATCGCGCTACAAGGGCGAGCTCGTCGGCCGGTTTGGCGACCTGGCGGTCTTCGACTTTGCCCAGCCCTTGGCCCTGAGTTGTGGCGAAGGCGCAATGGTGGTAACGGACGATATCGACATCGCGGTCGGCTTGCGTCGCTATCGCGCCCACCGCCTGGACGAACGCTCCTCCGTGATCGTCGGTGCCGCAGCACCATACCAAGCCGGCATGAGTGATCTCACGGCAGCCTTAGGGCTGGCGCAGCTCAAGCGTCTCGATGAAATCCTTGAGCGTCGTCGGCTGGTGGAGCTGCTCTACAACGCGCATATGCAATCATTTGAGGGCATCAAGCCGCCTTATGTTGGTCCCCATGTGACCGAGGTGAATTGGCTGCTCTATCTCGTCCATCTCGGAACACGCTTCACTCGATCCGGTCGCGATGCCATCGTCGATGATCTGCGCGTCGCCCAAATTGAAGCCGTCGCTTATAGCCATCCGCTGCACTTGCAACGCCACTACTTCGAACTCGGCTATCGACGTGGCGATTTCCTGGTTGCCGAAAAGATCGCCGATCGCGCCCTGGCGCTGCCGTTTCACACCCATCTCACGAACGACAAGATCCAGTTCATTGTCGAGGCCGTGAAAGATGCCTCGATCAACGTGGGCGCAGGGGCAGCGATCTACTGA
- a CDS encoding DUF3024 domain-containing protein, producing the protein MTAALMRKVKTGLVPHPNELDRKRIERGLSSRRRYLYVSPNVTPVRGGYLVESPCCSRNIDQDGGLIDVALILYDTVSGIWKLFCKNHAQGIWEFYSLYHRLTSAIDELNADPERLFWQ; encoded by the coding sequence ATGACTGCCGCGCTGATGAGGAAGGTAAAGACCGGGTTGGTTCCTCACCCAAACGAGCTCGATCGCAAGCGAATCGAGCGCGGCTTGAGCTCGCGCAGGCGCTATCTCTATGTCTCGCCGAACGTGACGCCAGTGAGGGGTGGCTATCTGGTCGAGAGTCCCTGTTGCTCGCGCAATATCGACCAGGATGGTGGTCTCATTGATGTCGCGCTGATTCTTTACGACACCGTCAGTGGGATCTGGAAGCTGTTTTGCAAGAACCACGCGCAAGGGATCTGGGAATTTTACAGCCTTTACCACCGCTTGACTTCAGCAATCGATGAGTTGAACGCGGATCCGGAGCGCCTGTTCTGGCAATGA
- a CDS encoding nitrogen fixation protein NifZ codes for MTEGRFPKYRRGQRVRAAVDLINDGSFPNTEPDGIVLGAGATGEIVRVAIHTEADVPIYTVDFGVQRLIGCFEEEITVL; via the coding sequence ATGACTGAGGGCCGCTTTCCGAAATATCGGCGGGGCCAACGCGTTAGAGCGGCGGTCGACCTCATCAACGATGGCTCTTTTCCCAATACGGAACCCGACGGGATCGTGCTTGGCGCCGGAGCAACCGGCGAGATCGTCAGAGTCGCTATCCATACCGAAGCTGACGTGCCGATCTATACTGTCGATTTTGGTGTGCAACGGCTCATTGGCTGTTTTGAAGAAGAAATCACGGTGCTCTGA
- a CDS encoding nitrogen fixation protein NifZ: MNKIVRDSDVVELSGPPVFSFSEKVRANRTIRNDGTFRGKEIGEVLVRKGEVGYVVSIGTFLQQFYIYGVEFVERGYRVGMKRKELEPVDACEEIDDLPLPEEAVS; the protein is encoded by the coding sequence ATGAATAAAATCGTTCGCGATAGCGACGTCGTCGAGCTCAGCGGGCCGCCTGTCTTCAGCTTTAGCGAAAAGGTGCGTGCCAATCGCACAATCCGTAATGATGGCACCTTTCGCGGCAAAGAGATTGGCGAGGTTTTGGTCAGGAAGGGAGAGGTGGGTTACGTCGTTTCGATCGGAACGTTCCTGCAGCAATTCTACATCTACGGCGTCGAGTTTGTCGAACGTGGCTACCGCGTTGGCATGAAGCGCAAGGAGCTTGAGCCGGTGGACGCGTGCGAGGAGATCGATGATTTGCCATTGCCGGAAGAGGCTGTGTCATGA
- a CDS encoding 4Fe-4S binding protein, whose protein sequence is MPFKIIASQCTSCSACEPLCPNVAISEKAGSFVIEPAKCTECIGYFGEPQCVAACPVDNTCVVDTSLARYQAPA, encoded by the coding sequence GTGCCATTCAAGATCATTGCCTCGCAGTGTACGAGCTGCTCAGCCTGCGAACCCTTGTGCCCGAACGTTGCAATCTCTGAGAAGGCGGGGAGCTTCGTCATTGAACCGGCAAAATGTACCGAATGCATCGGCTATTTCGGCGAGCCGCAATGTGTCGCCGCCTGTCCGGTCGACAATACCTGCGTCGTTGACACATCCTTGGCACGCTACCAGGCGCCAGCCTAA
- the nifB gene encoding nitrogenase cofactor biosynthesis protein NifB — protein MVQPAAEHKGCRTSSNSGQASCGSRVGQGDLPTEIWEKVKNHPCYSEEAHHHYARMHVAVAPACNIQCNYCNRKYDCANESRPGVVSEKLTPEQAVKKALAVAATIPQMTVLGIAGPGDPLANPEKTFKTFELVAKAAPDIKLCLSTNGLSLPDYVDVIAKSKIDHVTITINMIDPEIGAKIYPWIFFNHRRHTGLDAARVLADRQLQGLEMLSERGILCKVNSVMIPHINDDHLVEVNKAVKSRGAFLHNIMPLISAPEYGTVFGLHGQRGPTAQELKALQDACEGEMNMMRHCRQCRADAVGLLGEDRSAEFTTDQVMKMDVKYDLEMRKAYQDRVEDERAAKAAASKEELGELAGEVSEITLLVAVATKGSGLINEHFGHAREFQVYELSTSGTKFVGHRRVDVYCQGGYGEEDRLSTIIRGINDCHAVFVAKIGGSPKSNLIKAGIEPVDQYAHEFIEKSAISWFRSYLDRVKSGEIQHAKRGDASLRQGALISAA, from the coding sequence ATGGTGCAGCCGGCCGCCGAGCATAAAGGCTGCCGCACCTCGTCCAACTCCGGGCAGGCGAGTTGCGGCTCGCGGGTAGGGCAAGGCGATCTGCCGACCGAGATCTGGGAAAAAGTGAAGAATCATCCCTGCTACAGCGAAGAGGCGCATCATCATTACGCCCGCATGCACGTCGCAGTAGCGCCAGCCTGCAACATCCAGTGCAACTACTGCAACCGCAAATACGACTGCGCCAACGAATCACGTCCGGGCGTGGTGAGCGAGAAGCTCACGCCGGAGCAGGCGGTAAAGAAAGCGCTTGCGGTCGCGGCCACTATTCCCCAGATGACCGTGCTTGGCATCGCCGGTCCCGGCGATCCGCTGGCCAATCCTGAAAAGACGTTCAAGACGTTCGAACTCGTCGCCAAAGCGGCTCCGGACATCAAGCTGTGTCTATCAACCAATGGGCTGAGCCTGCCAGATTATGTTGACGTCATCGCCAAGTCCAAGATTGACCATGTCACGATCACCATCAACATGATCGATCCCGAAATCGGCGCCAAGATCTATCCTTGGATCTTCTTCAACCACAGGCGCCACACCGGCCTCGACGCGGCAAGGGTACTTGCCGACCGCCAGCTGCAGGGCCTGGAGATGCTTAGCGAACGGGGCATCCTGTGTAAGGTCAACTCTGTGATGATCCCGCATATCAACGACGATCACTTGGTTGAAGTGAACAAGGCGGTGAAGTCGCGCGGCGCCTTCCTCCACAATATCATGCCGCTAATCTCCGCGCCCGAGTACGGTACAGTGTTTGGCCTCCACGGTCAGCGCGGTCCGACAGCGCAGGAATTGAAGGCGTTGCAAGATGCTTGCGAAGGGGAGATGAACATGATGCGTCACTGCCGTCAGTGCCGTGCCGATGCTGTGGGTCTGCTCGGAGAAGATCGCAGCGCAGAGTTTACGACCGACCAAGTCATGAAGATGGACGTCAAATACGACCTCGAGATGCGCAAGGCTTACCAAGACCGGGTAGAGGATGAGCGTGCTGCCAAGGCCGCGGCCAGCAAAGAAGAGCTCGGGGAATTGGCCGGAGAGGTGAGCGAGATCACGCTTCTGGTGGCAGTCGCAACCAAAGGCTCCGGCCTGATCAACGAGCACTTTGGACATGCGAGGGAATTCCAAGTCTACGAACTTTCCACATCCGGCACAAAATTTGTCGGCCACCGCCGCGTGGACGTCTACTGCCAAGGCGGTTATGGCGAGGAGGATCGGCTTTCGACCATTATCCGCGGCATCAATGACTGCCATGCGGTGTTCGTAGCCAAAATCGGAGGAAGCCCGAAAAGCAATCTGATCAAGGCTGGAATCGAGCCGGTTGATCAATACGCGCATGAGTTCATCGAGAAGTCGGCGATCTCCTGGTTCCGGTCCTATCTCGATCGGGTGAAAAGCGGTGAGATCCAGCACGCGAAGCGCGGTGACGCGTCGCTTCGGCAGGGAGCCCTGATCTCTGCGGCGTAG
- a CDS encoding SIR2 family protein, with the protein MNAPVQIDFVNATDAKAILADVAAGLRAASIVPYIGPGLAELSRPDVPTTPEALSAFFASKVALPRRAKGNAWAAAQHIEISKHRSTVTALMAQAFARPVEPTALHDHLASLSLPIIVDIWYDGAMRRALDKRDGWGEVQGITRASIGENRWYRFYDSIGQEVDGVVADSWTTVLYKPHGGVQPAKNFLISHADYVEALTEIDIQTPIPDIIKERRIGQSFLFIGCRFNDQLLRSYARQIIKRSAKTHYAIVDLDALSRNELRFLREQGLTPLAIGLPRAVEILLTH; encoded by the coding sequence GTGAATGCGCCCGTGCAGATCGATTTTGTCAATGCGACCGATGCTAAGGCCATTCTCGCGGACGTCGCTGCCGGGCTGAGGGCCGCGAGCATTGTTCCCTATATCGGTCCTGGCCTTGCCGAACTGTCCAGACCCGATGTGCCGACGACACCCGAGGCGTTATCTGCTTTCTTCGCCAGCAAGGTTGCGCTGCCGCGGCGGGCCAAGGGCAATGCATGGGCCGCGGCGCAGCACATCGAAATCAGCAAACATCGCTCCACCGTGACGGCATTGATGGCGCAGGCCTTCGCTCGGCCGGTCGAGCCGACCGCCTTGCACGATCATCTTGCGTCTCTTTCGCTGCCCATCATAGTCGACATATGGTATGATGGCGCGATGCGCCGGGCGTTGGATAAGCGCGATGGGTGGGGCGAAGTGCAGGGTATCACCCGTGCCAGCATTGGCGAGAATCGTTGGTATCGCTTTTATGACTCGATTGGCCAAGAGGTCGACGGTGTCGTGGCGGACAGCTGGACGACGGTGCTGTACAAGCCGCATGGCGGTGTGCAGCCGGCAAAGAACTTCCTGATCTCCCACGCTGACTATGTCGAGGCGCTGACCGAAATCGACATCCAGACACCGATTCCGGACATCATCAAGGAAAGGCGGATCGGACAGAGCTTTCTCTTCATCGGCTGTCGGTTCAACGACCAGCTGTTGCGTAGCTATGCCCGGCAAATCATCAAGCGTTCAGCCAAAACCCACTATGCGATCGTTGATCTGGATGCGCTCTCACGCAATGAGCTCCGCTTTCTGCGCGAGCAGGGCCTGACGCCGCTTGCGATTGGATTGCCTCGCGCAGTCGAGATACTGCTCACCCATTAG
- the nifT gene encoding putative nitrogen fixation protein NifT codes for MKIMIRRARDAGLSIYVPKKDLEEPIVESEHETLWGGWIKIANGWVLDLPQMASDTRLPVTINAKKRGEDGDDP; via the coding sequence GTGAAGATCATGATCCGCCGCGCTCGGGACGCGGGCCTATCGATCTACGTGCCGAAAAAGGATCTTGAAGAGCCGATCGTGGAATCCGAGCACGAGACGCTATGGGGCGGCTGGATCAAAATTGCCAATGGCTGGGTGCTCGATTTGCCGCAGATGGCGAGCGATACGCGCTTGCCGGTAACAATCAACGCCAAGAAACGAGGCGAAGACGGTGACGATCCGTGA
- a CDS encoding aminotransferase class V-fold PLP-dependent enzyme has protein sequence MLPFFTERFGNASSSHAFGGEAATALKQARRSLQDLLGNADDHEIVFTSGGTEANNAAILSALASQEGRDEIVTTSVEHSAILSLVEQLAPKGVKIHIIPVDSRGRLDIEAFRCALGPRTAIVSTMWANNETGTIFPVEFLAGLTREAGALFHTDAVQAVGKERVDLKDSAIDMLSLSAHKLHGPKGIGALYLRKGTKFRPLIWGGSQERRRRGGTENVPGIVGLGKAAELAVERLEPERVRIGALRDRLEQGILHSGECAVLGDASNRLTNTANIAFDDLESEAIVHHLNRAGIAVSLGAACKSGSMEPSHVLRAMRVPERSMRGAVRFSLSRETSVAEVDEVVCVLSDIVARLRANLRGSAGQPSHALQSRELSS, from the coding sequence ATGTTGCCCTTCTTCACCGAGCGATTCGGCAACGCGTCGTCCAGCCACGCCTTTGGCGGCGAGGCCGCAACCGCGCTGAAGCAGGCGCGCCGTAGCTTGCAGGATCTGTTGGGGAATGCCGACGATCATGAGATCGTTTTTACCTCAGGTGGGACCGAGGCAAATAATGCTGCCATCCTCTCGGCGCTGGCGAGCCAGGAAGGCCGTGACGAGATCGTTACCACCTCGGTTGAGCACTCCGCGATCCTTTCGCTGGTCGAGCAATTGGCGCCGAAAGGCGTCAAGATACATATCATACCGGTAGATTCCCGCGGCCGGCTCGACATCGAGGCGTTTCGCTGCGCGCTCGGGCCCCGCACGGCGATCGTCTCGACTATGTGGGCCAATAACGAGACCGGTACGATTTTTCCCGTGGAGTTTCTGGCCGGGTTGACCCGTGAGGCAGGCGCGCTGTTTCACACCGATGCGGTCCAGGCCGTCGGTAAGGAACGCGTCGACCTGAAGGACAGTGCGATCGACATGCTGTCGCTTTCGGCGCACAAGCTGCATGGCCCAAAAGGGATTGGCGCGCTCTATCTGCGCAAAGGGACAAAATTCCGCCCGCTGATCTGGGGTGGATCGCAGGAACGTCGGCGCCGCGGCGGTACTGAGAATGTCCCCGGCATCGTTGGTCTTGGAAAAGCTGCGGAACTGGCGGTCGAGCGGCTTGAGCCGGAGCGTGTTCGCATTGGCGCGTTGCGCGACCGCCTGGAGCAGGGGATTTTGCACAGCGGCGAGTGCGCGGTGCTCGGCGATGCTAGCAATCGGCTAACGAACACGGCCAATATCGCGTTCGATGATCTCGAAAGCGAAGCAATCGTCCATCATCTCAATCGTGCGGGCATTGCAGTGTCGCTGGGGGCAGCCTGCAAGTCCGGCTCAATGGAGCCATCGCATGTTCTGCGCGCCATGCGGGTGCCGGAGCGGAGTATGCGCGGCGCGGTGCGCTTTTCTCTGTCGCGTGAAACCTCTGTTGCGGAGGTCGATGAGGTCGTGTGCGTACTATCCGACATCGTGGCTCGCCTGCGCGCCAATTTGCGGGGATCGGCCGGTCAGCCCAGCCATGCGCTGCAGTCGAGGGAGTTGAGCTCGTGA
- a CDS encoding iron-sulfur cluster assembly accessory protein: MINLTDSAVNAVKSAISSSRQPASGLRIMVEAGGCNGFKYTMGLAEEPKPDDKVIECGDLRVFVDDKSHQHLVGTTIDFVMALESPGFTFHNPNATSSCSCGKSFS; this comes from the coding sequence ATGATCAACCTGACGGACAGTGCGGTGAACGCGGTCAAGAGTGCGATTTCATCATCGAGGCAGCCAGCTAGTGGCCTGCGCATTATGGTCGAGGCAGGCGGCTGCAACGGGTTCAAATACACGATGGGTCTGGCCGAGGAACCGAAGCCCGACGACAAAGTGATTGAGTGCGGCGACCTGAGGGTGTTTGTCGACGACAAGAGCCATCAACATCTGGTCGGAACAACCATCGACTTCGTGATGGCGCTGGAGAGCCCAGGCTTCACCTTTCACAACCCGAACGCCACCTCGAGCTGCTCCTGCGGAAAATCGTTCAGCTGA
- a CDS encoding host specificity protein: MYGRIVGSSSQSPNASQADESEEAGDSSRFSETLSDVGSGGSSPASYFLASDPPIEDITESSFNAGLRRFLGDDIRQIARNPQEYSDFVSKKAERAAIVAGAYRSTHYDPTRPARFYSYQLGNETVGLLRAGGPVLIDREDFRQQFGRNDITSVVDLRVTHPLAENAGDILLEHQLRQDGANPLILSNPALPGMEPRLAEMGFVHWDENNWVLDPHQHPEVWTKNDNNEWQRVGKPTQYLAKVDDGDTATEEWNSSDDDPSFYLERALAGLSME; encoded by the coding sequence ATGTATGGCAGAATCGTTGGCTCATCCAGCCAGTCCCCAAACGCCAGCCAAGCTGATGAATCGGAAGAGGCGGGAGATAGCTCGCGCTTTTCGGAAACGCTTTCAGACGTCGGGTCAGGTGGGTCGTCGCCGGCGTCATACTTTCTGGCTTCGGATCCACCAATAGAAGACATCACCGAATCTTCCTTCAATGCAGGGCTGCGGAGATTTTTGGGCGACGACATCAGGCAGATCGCCAGGAATCCACAAGAGTACTCGGATTTCGTATCCAAGAAGGCTGAGCGCGCGGCAATTGTTGCTGGAGCCTATAGAAGCACTCATTACGATCCGACCAGGCCCGCCCGATTTTACAGCTATCAGTTGGGTAACGAAACTGTTGGGCTCCTAAGAGCAGGAGGTCCGGTTCTCATCGATAGAGAGGATTTCCGGCAACAGTTCGGGCGCAACGATATCACTTCCGTCGTAGACCTTCGGGTGACGCATCCCCTGGCCGAAAATGCGGGCGATATTCTCCTGGAACACCAATTGAGACAGGATGGCGCTAATCCGTTGATCTTGTCAAACCCGGCCTTGCCCGGCATGGAGCCCCGCTTGGCGGAAATGGGTTTTGTTCACTGGGATGAAAATAACTGGGTGCTTGATCCTCATCAGCATCCCGAAGTGTGGACGAAGAATGATAACAACGAGTGGCAGCGAGTAGGCAAGCCCACACAGTACCTTGCTAAGGTAGATGACGGTGATACTGCTACTGAAGAGTGGAACTCTTCTGACGATGATCCGTCATTCTACTTAGAGCGCGCTCTTGCCGGGCTGAGCATGGAGTAA
- a CDS encoding IS630 family transposase (programmed frameshift) encodes MGRAYSLDLRERVVAAVAAGESCRSVAATFKVSVASVVKWSQRFRATGSAAARQMGGNRPYALSSERDWLLKRLAEQPDVTLRALRAELAERGIKVSYYAVWHFFEHEGISFKKSLHASEQDRPDVARRRAQWRKYQGRLDPSRLVFIDETWAKTNMTRTHGRAPRGERLIAKAPHGRWRTLTFLAALRHDRIEAPCVIDGPINGESFLAYVEQMLVPTLKPGDIVIIDNLGSHKGKTVRRAIRAAGAKLFFLPPYSPDLNPIEQVFAKLKTLLRKAAERTVEATWMRIGALLDCFTPQECANYIANAGYAST; translated from the exons ATGGGACGGGCCTATTCTCTTGATTTGCGCGAGCGCGTTGTTGCCGCGGTAGCGGCGGGAGAGAGCTGCCGGTCGGTGGCTGCCACCTTCAAGGTCAGCGTTGCGAGCGTGGTGAAGTGGTCGCAGCGGTTTCGCGCGACCGGAAGCGCGGCGGCGCGGCAGATGGGCGGCAATCGTCCCTACGCGCTGTCTTCCGAACGCGACTGGCTGCTCAAGCGGCTTGCCGAACAGCCGGACGTGACGTTGCGCGCCCTGCGGGCGGAACTGGCCGAGCGCGGGATCAAGGTCAGCTATTACGCGGTGTGGCACTTCTTCGAGCACGAAGGCATCAGCTTC AAAAAAAGCCTGCACGCCAGCGAGCAGGATCGCCCCGACGTCGCCCGGCGGCGGGCGCAATGGCGAAAATATCAAGGACGGCTTGATCCTTCCCGGCTGGTCTTCATCGACGAAACCTGGGCCAAAACCAACATGACGCGCACCCACGGCCGTGCGCCACGTGGCGAGCGACTGATCGCCAAGGCCCCGCATGGCCGCTGGCGGACGCTGACCTTCCTGGCCGCCCTGCGCCATGATCGCATCGAGGCGCCCTGCGTGATCGATGGTCCGATCAATGGCGAGAGCTTCCTGGCTTACGTCGAGCAAATGCTGGTTCCGACACTTAAGCCTGGCGACATTGTCATCATCGACAACCTCGGCAGTCACAAAGGCAAGACCGTCCGTCGCGCCATCCGCGCCGCCGGCGCAAAGTTGTTCTTCTTGCCGCCCTACAGCCCGGATCTCAATCCGATCGAGCAGGTCTTCGCCAAGCTCAAGACCTTGCTCCGAAAAGCTGCCGAGCGAACCGTCGAAGCAACCTGGATGCGCATCGGCGCTCTACTCGACTGCTTCACGCCCCAGGAATGCGCCAACTACATCGCAAACGCCGGATACGCTTCAACATGA